A window of the Streptomyces sp. NBC_00250 genome harbors these coding sequences:
- a CDS encoding snapalysin family zinc-dependent metalloprotease — protein MSPYTWLKTATVGFAVVLATATATTANAAPTPVTEPSTAPASVSAVVTLRYDDSRAGGWEAAITAGVASWNANVDNVKLVEAAPGTRAEIVIVATTGWPQATLGPVRPGRQVRVELGSQAVSQGYDKTRIAAHELGHSLGLPDTKPGPCSQLMSGSSAGTACVNAIPDATEQARVESAYANGAAALVATDGRTLVDAP, from the coding sequence ATGTCTCCCTACACATGGCTGAAGACGGCCACCGTCGGCTTCGCAGTCGTCCTGGCCACGGCAACGGCCACGACGGCGAACGCCGCACCCACCCCTGTGACGGAACCGTCGACGGCACCCGCGAGCGTGTCGGCAGTGGTGACACTTCGTTACGACGACAGCCGGGCCGGAGGCTGGGAGGCGGCCATCACCGCCGGCGTCGCCTCGTGGAACGCGAACGTCGACAACGTCAAGCTGGTCGAGGCCGCACCGGGCACCCGGGCGGAGATCGTGATCGTGGCGACCACCGGCTGGCCCCAGGCCACACTCGGGCCCGTCCGTCCGGGCAGGCAGGTCCGTGTCGAACTCGGGAGCCAGGCGGTGAGCCAGGGGTACGACAAGACCCGTATCGCCGCTCATGAACTCGGCCACAGCCTGGGCCTCCCCGACACCAAGCCCGGCCCGTGCTCGCAGTTGATGTCGGGGTCCAGCGCCGGTACGGCGTGCGTGAACGCGATCCCCGACGCGACCGAGCAGGCCCGGGTGGAGTCCGCCTACGCCAACGGCGCCGCCGCACTCGTCGCCACCGACGGCCGAACCCTCGTGGACGCCCCGTAA
- a CDS encoding PRC-barrel domain-containing protein: MTEHVWSYKSTAGHLAGTDLTGYKVEATDGGIGKVDKHSDEVDDAYLVVDTGAWIFGKEVLLPAGTVVRIDLDERKIFVDGTKEQIKDAPAFHRDKHLDDPAYRHELGTYYMLGGPFGIRIV, translated from the coding sequence GTGACCGAGCACGTGTGGAGCTACAAGTCGACCGCGGGCCACCTGGCCGGTACCGATCTGACCGGCTACAAGGTCGAGGCGACCGACGGCGGCATCGGGAAGGTGGACAAGCACTCCGACGAGGTCGATGACGCCTATCTGGTCGTGGACACCGGCGCCTGGATCTTCGGCAAGGAAGTCCTCCTGCCGGCCGGCACCGTCGTCCGGATCGATCTGGACGAACGGAAGATCTTCGTCGACGGGACCAAGGAGCAGATCAAGGACGCTCCCGCGTTCCACCGCGACAAGCACTTGGACGACCCCGCCTACCGCCACGAGCTGGGCACCTACTACATGTTGGGCGGCCCGTTCGGTATCCGAATCGTCTGA
- a CDS encoding propionyl-CoA synthetase, whose product MGMYEDVFRASMEDPENFWLDAAGGIDWDVVPRRALDSSGAPFYRWFPDGRLNVCFNALDRHVEAGRGDQPALVYDSPVTDTRRTYTYAQLRDEVAVFAGALARLGVGRGDRVVIYMPMVPEAAVAMLACARIGAVHSVVFGGFAPRELALRIDDAAPKVVVSASCGIEGKRVIEYKPLLDRAIELAAHKPEKSVVLQRPQAPAELGPDDLDWADLVAGSSPAACVPVPANDPLYILYTSGTTGKPKGVVRDCGGHAVALHWSMGAVYDIGAGETMFTGSDVGWVVGHSYIVYGPLLVGATTVLYEGKPVGTPDAGQFWRVAADYRVKTMFTAPTAFRAIRKEDPEGTLAADHDLSHLRYLFLAGERLDPETYRWASALLEVPVIDHWWQTETGWPIVANPVGIEAAPVKPGSPSRPLPGWDVHVLDPSGEPVPEGVDGAIVVGLPLPPGALPTLWNDDDRYVTSYLSAYDGYYLTGDSGHIDADGYVFVMGRTDDVINVAGHRLSTGSMEEALAAHPDVAECAVIGVADALKGQVPRGFVVLKAGAARDPGEVEGELVQLVRDRIGAVASLKDVAVVAALPKTRSGKILRKTMRGIADGHDEPIPSTVDDASVIDALRPVLRRAGHTP is encoded by the coding sequence ATGGGAATGTACGAGGATGTCTTCCGCGCCAGCATGGAAGACCCGGAGAACTTCTGGCTCGACGCCGCCGGGGGCATCGACTGGGATGTCGTTCCCCGGAGAGCACTGGACTCCTCGGGCGCGCCCTTCTACCGCTGGTTTCCCGACGGGCGGCTCAACGTCTGCTTCAACGCGCTCGACCGGCACGTCGAAGCGGGCCGCGGCGACCAGCCCGCGCTCGTCTACGACTCCCCCGTCACCGACACCCGTCGGACCTACACCTACGCGCAGCTGCGGGACGAGGTGGCGGTCTTCGCCGGGGCGCTCGCCCGGCTCGGCGTGGGGCGCGGCGACCGGGTGGTGATCTACATGCCGATGGTTCCGGAGGCCGCCGTCGCGATGCTGGCCTGCGCGCGCATCGGCGCGGTCCACTCGGTCGTCTTCGGCGGGTTCGCCCCGCGCGAACTCGCCCTCCGCATCGACGACGCCGCCCCCAAGGTGGTCGTCTCCGCCTCCTGCGGCATCGAAGGCAAGCGTGTCATCGAGTACAAGCCGCTGCTCGACCGGGCGATCGAGCTCGCCGCCCACAAGCCGGAGAAGAGCGTGGTCCTGCAACGGCCGCAGGCGCCGGCCGAGCTGGGGCCCGACGACCTCGACTGGGCCGATTTGGTGGCCGGTTCATCGCCGGCCGCATGCGTTCCCGTACCCGCGAACGATCCCCTGTACATCCTCTACACGTCCGGAACGACCGGAAAGCCCAAGGGAGTGGTGCGTGACTGCGGCGGCCACGCGGTCGCCCTGCACTGGTCGATGGGCGCCGTGTACGACATCGGCGCGGGCGAGACGATGTTCACCGGATCCGACGTGGGCTGGGTCGTCGGTCATTCGTACATCGTCTACGGGCCCCTGCTGGTCGGCGCCACGACCGTCCTGTACGAGGGCAAGCCGGTGGGCACACCGGACGCGGGGCAGTTCTGGCGCGTCGCGGCCGACTACCGGGTCAAGACCATGTTCACGGCGCCCACCGCCTTCCGTGCCATCCGCAAGGAGGACCCGGAGGGAACGCTGGCCGCGGACCACGACCTCTCCCACCTTCGCTACCTCTTCCTCGCCGGCGAGCGCCTCGACCCCGAGACCTATCGCTGGGCGAGCGCTCTCCTGGAGGTCCCGGTGATCGACCACTGGTGGCAGACCGAGACCGGCTGGCCCATCGTCGCCAACCCGGTCGGGATCGAAGCCGCCCCCGTCAAACCCGGCTCTCCCAGCCGCCCGCTGCCCGGCTGGGACGTCCATGTCCTCGACCCCTCGGGCGAGCCGGTACCCGAAGGCGTCGACGGCGCGATCGTGGTCGGACTCCCCCTGCCACCCGGAGCGCTCCCCACCCTCTGGAACGACGACGACCGCTACGTCACCTCCTACCTGTCCGCCTACGACGGCTACTACCTCACGGGCGACAGCGGGCACATCGACGCGGACGGCTACGTCTTCGTCATGGGCCGCACGGACGACGTCATCAACGTCGCCGGACACCGGCTGTCCACGGGCAGCATGGAGGAGGCCCTGGCCGCCCACCCCGACGTCGCCGAGTGCGCGGTCATCGGTGTCGCCGACGCCCTCAAGGGGCAGGTGCCGCGGGGCTTCGTCGTACTGAAAGCCGGTGCCGCCCGCGATCCCGGTGAGGTCGAGGGGGAACTCGTCCAGCTCGTACGCGACCGCATCGGCGCCGTCGCCTCCCTCAAGGACGTGGCGGTCGTGGCAGCTCTGCCCAAGACCCGCTCGGGAAAGATCCTTCGCAAGACGATGCGCGGCATCGCCGACGGCCACGACGAGCCCATCCCCTCCACCGTCGACGACGCGAGCGTCATCGACGCCCTGCGCCCCGTTCTCCGACGCGCCGGTCACACCCCATGA
- the metE gene encoding 5-methyltetrahydropteroyltriglutamate--homocysteine S-methyltransferase has translation MTPKPAAAAARATVYGYPRQGQNRELKKAVEGYWKGRVTADALRRTAAGLRRSNWQRLTEAGINEVPTGDFSYYDHVLDTSVMVGAVPARHRAAVEAGTLDGYFAMARGTQDVAPLEMTKWFDTNYHYLVPELGPDTTFTADSRKQVAELKEALALGHTARPVLVGPLTYLLLGKPAPGVAGDFEPLTLLDRLLPVYAQVLADLRAAGAEWVQLDEPALVQDRTPAELNAAARAYRDLGRATDRPRLLVASYFDRLGDALPVLAAAPVEGLALDFTGAAAANLDDLATVGGLPGKRLVAGVVNGRNIWINDYRKSLATLGTLLGLADQVDVAASCSLLHVPLDATAERDIDPQIRRWLSFARQKATEVSTLARGLAQGTGVITAELAANRAGLASRAGSALTHDPAVRARTAAVTDADGRRSQPYAVRATAQRALLGLPVLPTTTIGSFPQTEELRVARADLRAGRIDAAAYEERIKDEIREVLSFQEKTGVDVLVHGEPERNDMVQYFAEQLTGYLATQHGWVQSYGTRYVRPPVLAGDISRPEPMTVRWTTYARSQTSKPVKGMLTGPVTMLAWSFVRDDQPLGETARQVALALRDEVDDLEAAGTSVIQVDEPALRETLPLRAADHAGYLAWATESFRLTTSGVRPDTQIHTHMCYAEFGDIVQAIDDLDADVISLEAARSHMQVADELAEHGYPREAGPGVWDIHSPRVPSTEEAAALLRKGLEAIPAERLWVNPDCGLKTRGWPETRASLENLVAAAREVRADLADADVTA, from the coding sequence GTGACACCGAAGCCCGCAGCCGCGGCAGCACGAGCCACCGTGTACGGGTACCCCCGTCAGGGGCAGAACCGTGAACTGAAGAAGGCCGTCGAGGGCTACTGGAAGGGCCGCGTCACCGCTGACGCCCTTCGTCGGACCGCGGCCGGCCTGCGCCGATCGAACTGGCAGCGGCTGACCGAGGCCGGCATCAACGAAGTGCCGACCGGTGACTTCTCGTACTACGACCACGTCCTGGACACCAGCGTCATGGTCGGCGCCGTCCCGGCTCGCCACCGCGCCGCCGTCGAGGCGGGCACCCTCGACGGGTACTTCGCGATGGCCCGCGGCACGCAGGACGTCGCCCCGCTGGAGATGACCAAGTGGTTCGACACCAACTACCACTACCTGGTCCCCGAGCTCGGCCCCGACACCACGTTCACCGCCGACTCCCGCAAGCAGGTCGCCGAGCTGAAGGAGGCCCTCGCCCTCGGGCACACCGCCCGCCCGGTCCTCGTCGGCCCCCTCACCTACCTACTGCTCGGCAAGCCCGCCCCCGGCGTGGCCGGGGACTTCGAGCCGCTGACCCTCCTCGACCGGCTGCTGCCGGTGTACGCCCAGGTGCTCGCCGACCTCCGCGCGGCCGGCGCCGAGTGGGTGCAACTGGACGAACCCGCCCTGGTCCAGGACCGCACCCCGGCCGAGCTGAACGCCGCCGCCCGCGCCTACCGCGACCTGGGTCGTGCCACCGACCGGCCCAGGCTGCTCGTCGCCTCGTACTTCGACCGGCTCGGCGACGCCCTCCCGGTACTCGCCGCAGCCCCCGTCGAAGGTCTCGCCCTCGACTTCACCGGGGCCGCCGCAGCGAACCTCGACGACCTCGCCACGGTCGGCGGGCTGCCCGGCAAGCGCCTGGTCGCGGGCGTGGTCAACGGCCGCAACATCTGGATCAACGACTACCGGAAGTCCCTGGCCACTCTCGGCACCCTGCTCGGGCTCGCCGACCAGGTCGACGTCGCCGCCTCCTGCTCGCTGCTCCACGTGCCGCTGGACGCGACCGCCGAACGGGACATCGACCCGCAGATCCGGCGCTGGCTGTCCTTCGCCCGCCAGAAGGCCACCGAGGTCTCCACCCTCGCCCGTGGACTCGCCCAGGGCACCGGCGTGATCACCGCCGAGCTGGCCGCCAACCGCGCCGGCCTCGCCTCCCGAGCCGGCTCCGCCCTCACCCACGACCCCGCGGTCCGCGCCCGTACCGCGGCCGTCACCGACGCGGACGGTCGGCGTTCCCAGCCGTATGCGGTGCGGGCCACCGCCCAGCGTGCCCTCCTGGGGCTTCCCGTGCTGCCGACCACCACCATCGGCTCGTTCCCGCAGACCGAGGAGCTCCGCGTGGCCCGCGCCGACCTGCGCGCCGGCCGGATCGACGCCGCCGCGTACGAGGAGCGGATCAAGGACGAGATCCGCGAGGTCCTCTCCTTCCAGGAGAAGACCGGCGTCGACGTGCTCGTGCACGGCGAGCCCGAACGCAACGACATGGTGCAGTACTTCGCCGAGCAGCTCACCGGCTATCTGGCCACCCAGCACGGCTGGGTCCAGTCGTACGGCACCCGCTACGTCCGGCCCCCGGTCCTGGCCGGGGACATCTCCCGCCCCGAACCGATGACCGTGCGATGGACGACGTACGCCCGGTCGCAGACCTCGAAGCCCGTCAAGGGCATGCTGACCGGCCCGGTGACCATGCTCGCCTGGTCCTTCGTACGCGACGACCAGCCGCTCGGGGAGACCGCCCGGCAGGTGGCACTCGCCCTGCGCGACGAGGTCGACGACCTTGAGGCGGCGGGCACATCGGTCATCCAGGTCGACGAACCGGCCCTGCGCGAGACGCTCCCGCTGCGCGCCGCCGACCATGCGGGCTACCTGGCCTGGGCGACCGAGTCCTTCCGCCTCACCACCAGCGGCGTCCGGCCGGACACCCAGATCCACACCCACATGTGCTACGCCGAGTTCGGCGACATCGTCCAGGCCATCGACGACCTCGACGCCGACGTCATCAGCCTGGAGGCGGCCCGCTCCCACATGCAGGTCGCCGACGAACTCGCCGAGCACGGCTACCCGCGCGAGGCCGGACCCGGCGTCTGGGACATCCACTCCCCGCGCGTCCCCAGCACCGAGGAGGCGGCCGCCCTCCTCCGCAAGGGACTCGAAGCCATCCCCGCCGAGCGCCTGTGGGTCAACCCCGACTGCGGCCTGAAGACCCGAGGTTGGCCCGAGACCAGGGCCTCGCTGGAGAACCTCGTCGCCGCCGCCCGTGAAGTCCGCGCGGACCTGGCCGATGCCGACGTGACCGCCTGA
- a CDS encoding lipopolysaccharide assembly protein LapA domain-containing protein codes for MRLRTIGFVVLAALAIWFIAANTGSVTVRLWVPSVTLPLWIVLTVTLLVGVVLGLLIARRRAQR; via the coding sequence ATGCGCCTGCGCACCATCGGTTTCGTGGTTCTCGCCGCCCTGGCCATCTGGTTCATCGCGGCCAATACCGGTTCGGTCACCGTCAGGCTGTGGGTCCCGTCGGTCACGCTTCCGCTCTGGATCGTCCTCACCGTCACCCTCCTCGTGGGCGTCGTCCTCGGCCTGCTCATCGCCCGGCGCCGCGCACAACGGTGA
- a CDS encoding SMP-30/gluconolactonase/LRE family protein gives MIEVAVRERAELGDGPTWDPAVGRLVWVDILGSRVHTYDPASGRRTVLAAEQHVGAAKPRASGGLAVNLRDGVGVYDAQGAFSRLHHEPVPGRRGNDSAVAPDGALRACTMRYDEAPGGGTLSRVAPGGTVRTVSAMSPSATAPAGVLTGGGCTPSTRPPAASTSSASAPGPRTR, from the coding sequence ATGATCGAGGTCGCGGTCCGGGAGCGCGCCGAACTCGGTGACGGCCCGACGTGGGATCCGGCCGTGGGGCGGCTGGTCTGGGTCGACATCCTGGGCTCCCGGGTGCACACGTACGACCCGGCGTCCGGGCGCCGCACCGTCCTCGCCGCCGAGCAGCACGTGGGCGCGGCCAAGCCGCGCGCGAGCGGCGGTCTCGCCGTCAACCTCCGTGACGGCGTGGGGGTTTACGACGCTCAGGGCGCCTTCAGTCGGCTGCACCACGAGCCGGTGCCGGGCCGCCGCGGCAACGACTCCGCCGTCGCCCCCGACGGGGCGCTGAGGGCGTGCACCATGCGCTACGACGAGGCGCCCGGTGGCGGAACCCTGTCCCGGGTGGCGCCCGGCGGCACGGTCCGGACGGTCTCGGCGATGTCGCCATCGGCAACGGCACCGGCTGGAGTCCTGACGGGCGGCGGATGTACTCCATCGACTCGCCCACCCGCCGCGTCGACGTCTTCGGCGTCGGCCCCGGGACCCAGGACCCGCTGA
- a CDS encoding polysaccharide lyase 8 family protein, translated as MPSPWRRRTFLHAAGGGVLALGLTGTLAHPSGASEAPGAEGTFTSTSDAEFDALRGKWRDLILGTGFSPTAEPYRTILSSLGTTAAGYRATMAPASGSLWPGRSWADPEPDLDAESYAFSATMNDSYNRLRTMAEAYSQPGTGLTGDAGLRDAVLTGLDHLHSEVYNENTTRYGNWYNWQIGAPQALMDTCVLMYDHLSATQIAAYCRAVDAFVPESVFASYTGTSTGANRVDLCRGVILRGIVGKDTGKITLASQALAPVFPYVTSGDGFYDDGSFVQHRNVPYIGGYGAVLHDGVGRLLALLRGSSWEVKDAGTQLFLDTIEKAVAPFIYNGLIMDNVSSRGISRIGTDEHQRAHGLMATILLVGQGASPEENARWRAMVKGWLQRDYYYPALKNPGLSLIRASLLQALQDDTAVKAAPEPVEHRLFPHMARATHRRHDWAASLSMASNRIAHYEFGNGEHARGYHTGAGWLSWWGSDFGLEQYSDAYWPTVDPYRLPGITASRKPLADGEGGNWGQPMPDAAWVGGTTDGAYAAVGQHLKGLSSTMSAKKSWFCLDDSIVCLGAGITSTDGHAVETTVDNRALGAAGAPVLTVDGRPQPVTQGWTATFDDAEWAHIAGQAGYVFPGGAKLAAVREERTGSWRDINTGGSPDPITRRYLTLFTDHGIDPTDGDYAYVLLPGASAGTTAHRAHDRGWLRILANTGAQQGVRVPKLGLTAVNFWTAGTVGGLRASAPASVLVREHRNGTATVVVSDPARQATSLDIVWNRRVGKVLSRPATVTAATTGPSLKLTFGDLTGQAGAPQKVTVRLG; from the coding sequence ATGCCATCTCCCTGGCGTCGCCGCACCTTCCTCCATGCCGCCGGTGGGGGCGTGCTCGCCCTCGGACTCACGGGGACGCTCGCGCACCCGTCCGGCGCCTCCGAAGCCCCCGGCGCCGAAGGGACGTTCACCTCCACGTCCGACGCGGAGTTCGACGCGCTGCGCGGCAAGTGGCGCGACCTCATCCTCGGTACGGGCTTCAGTCCGACGGCGGAGCCGTACCGGACCATCCTCAGCAGCCTCGGCACGACCGCGGCCGGCTACCGGGCGACCATGGCCCCGGCGAGCGGTTCACTCTGGCCCGGCCGCTCCTGGGCCGACCCGGAGCCGGACCTCGACGCGGAGTCCTACGCGTTCTCCGCCACCATGAACGACAGCTACAACCGGCTGCGCACCATGGCCGAGGCGTACTCCCAGCCCGGCACCGGACTGACCGGGGACGCCGGACTGCGTGATGCCGTCCTCACCGGACTCGACCACCTCCACTCCGAGGTCTACAACGAGAACACGACGCGGTACGGCAACTGGTACAACTGGCAGATCGGCGCTCCGCAGGCGCTCATGGACACCTGCGTGCTGATGTACGACCACCTGTCGGCGACACAGATCGCCGCCTACTGCCGGGCCGTGGACGCGTTCGTGCCGGAATCGGTCTTCGCCTCGTACACCGGGACCAGCACCGGCGCCAATCGCGTCGACCTGTGCCGCGGAGTCATCCTGCGCGGGATCGTCGGCAAGGACACCGGCAAGATCACACTGGCGTCCCAGGCGCTGGCCCCGGTGTTCCCGTACGTCACCTCGGGAGACGGCTTCTACGACGACGGATCGTTCGTCCAGCACCGCAACGTCCCCTACATCGGCGGCTACGGCGCGGTGCTGCACGACGGAGTGGGCCGACTGCTGGCCCTGCTGCGCGGGTCGAGCTGGGAGGTGAAGGACGCCGGCACCCAGCTCTTCCTCGACACGATCGAGAAGGCCGTCGCACCGTTCATCTACAACGGCCTGATCATGGACAACGTCAGCAGCCGGGGCATCAGCCGCATCGGTACCGACGAACACCAGCGCGCCCACGGCCTCATGGCGACCATCCTGCTGGTCGGCCAGGGGGCGAGCCCCGAGGAGAACGCCCGCTGGCGGGCGATGGTCAAGGGCTGGCTGCAGCGCGACTACTACTACCCCGCGCTCAAGAACCCGGGCCTCAGCCTGATCAGGGCATCACTCCTGCAAGCGCTGCAGGACGACACCGCCGTGAAGGCCGCCCCCGAGCCCGTCGAGCACCGGCTGTTCCCCCACATGGCACGAGCCACCCACCGCCGTCACGACTGGGCGGCCTCCCTCTCCATGGCCTCGAACCGCATCGCCCACTACGAGTTCGGCAACGGCGAGCATGCCCGCGGCTATCACACCGGCGCCGGCTGGCTCTCCTGGTGGGGCAGCGACTTCGGCCTGGAGCAGTACTCGGACGCCTACTGGCCCACCGTCGACCCGTACCGCCTGCCCGGCATCACCGCATCACGCAAGCCCCTCGCCGACGGCGAGGGCGGCAACTGGGGGCAGCCCATGCCGGACGCGGCCTGGGTCGGGGGCACCACCGACGGCGCATACGCCGCAGTCGGCCAGCACCTCAAGGGCCTGTCCAGCACCATGAGCGCCAAGAAGTCCTGGTTCTGCCTCGACGACTCCATCGTCTGCCTCGGCGCCGGCATCACCTCCACGGACGGCCACGCCGTCGAGACGACCGTCGACAACCGCGCCCTCGGCGCCGCCGGCGCCCCGGTGCTCACCGTCGACGGCCGTCCGCAGCCGGTGACACAGGGCTGGACGGCCACCTTCGACGACGCCGAGTGGGCTCACATCGCCGGTCAGGCGGGCTACGTCTTCCCCGGCGGCGCAAAGCTCGCCGCGGTACGCGAGGAACGCACCGGCTCCTGGCGGGACATCAACACCGGCGGATCCCCCGACCCGATCACCCGCCGCTATCTGACCCTCTTCACCGACCACGGCATCGACCCGACCGACGGCGACTACGCCTACGTCCTGCTGCCGGGAGCGAGCGCAGGTACGACCGCCCACCGCGCCCACGACCGGGGATGGCTGCGGATCCTCGCCAACACCGGCGCCCAGCAGGGCGTCCGCGTCCCTAAGCTGGGCCTCACCGCGGTGAACTTCTGGACCGCGGGCACCGTCGGCGGCCTCCGGGCGAGCGCCCCCGCCTCCGTCCTCGTACGGGAGCACCGCAACGGCACGGCGACCGTCGTCGTCTCGGACCCCGCGCGGCAGGCCACCTCCCTGGACATCGTCTGGAACCGCAGGGTGGGCAAGGTCCTCTCCCGGCCCGCCACGGTCACCGCCGCGACCACCGGCCCATCGCTGAAGCTCACCTTCGGCGACCTCACCGGCCAGGCAGGCGCACCCCAGAAGGTCACGGTCCGCCTCGGCTGA
- a CDS encoding substrate-binding domain-containing protein, whose protein sequence is MHAEHRHQAILRRLREEGSLRVSDFAAELGVSPVTIRRDVEILADRGLVARVHGGAMLPETWAETASADADPAAPARGRERVIGLIVPSADYYFPEVIKGAREAAAALNVRLVLDISGYDADEERAQVERMIGDGVDGLLVVPTGPRGWYEQLPVPVVIVERRPESDEMAGIDHVVSDHVHGARLAVRHLAEAGRTRLALLVRGTSPTAQWITEGFEAGVRAAGLEAPLPVSVLDTGDAGPGSPEYDDPVEELLDAVAAGRVDAVIAHPDNHALALLRRVRARSVQVPGDVAIVAYDDEVAGLADIPLSAIAPAKHEVGASAVELLVRRIEQPDAPRHRLFVLPRLRVRSSSGG, encoded by the coding sequence GTGCACGCGGAACACAGGCATCAGGCGATCCTGCGCAGGCTGCGCGAAGAGGGCTCCCTGCGGGTCAGCGACTTCGCCGCCGAACTGGGCGTCTCCCCGGTCACGATCCGCCGCGACGTGGAGATCCTCGCCGACCGCGGCCTGGTCGCCCGGGTGCACGGCGGGGCCATGCTGCCCGAGACCTGGGCGGAGACCGCATCCGCCGACGCGGACCCCGCCGCACCGGCCCGCGGCCGGGAGCGCGTGATCGGTCTGATCGTGCCGTCCGCCGACTACTACTTCCCCGAGGTGATCAAGGGCGCGCGCGAGGCCGCCGCCGCCCTCAACGTCCGACTGGTCCTGGACATCTCGGGATACGACGCGGACGAGGAGCGCGCGCAGGTCGAAAGGATGATCGGCGACGGCGTCGACGGGCTGCTCGTGGTGCCGACCGGGCCGCGTGGCTGGTACGAGCAACTGCCTGTCCCCGTCGTGATCGTGGAGCGCCGGCCCGAGTCGGACGAGATGGCCGGGATCGACCACGTCGTGTCCGACCACGTCCACGGAGCGCGCCTGGCCGTGCGGCACCTCGCGGAGGCGGGCCGCACTCGCCTCGCGCTGCTCGTACGCGGCACGAGCCCGACCGCGCAGTGGATCACCGAGGGTTTCGAGGCCGGCGTACGCGCGGCAGGGCTCGAAGCCCCTCTTCCGGTGTCCGTCCTGGACACCGGAGACGCGGGCCCCGGGAGTCCGGAGTACGACGACCCGGTCGAGGAGCTGCTCGACGCCGTGGCAGCCGGCCGCGTCGACGCCGTCATCGCCCATCCCGACAACCACGCGCTGGCGCTCCTGAGGAGGGTGCGGGCGCGATCCGTCCAGGTCCCCGGCGACGTCGCGATCGTGGCGTACGACGACGAGGTGGCGGGGCTCGCCGACATCCCGCTGAGCGCCATCGCCCCGGCGAAACATGAAGTCGGCGCGTCTGCCGTGGAGTTGCTGGTGCGCAGAATCGAGCAGCCGGACGCTCCCCGGCACCGGCTGTTCGTCCTTCCGCGACTGAGGGTGCGCTCGTCCAGCGGCGGCTGA